The Metabacillus sediminilitoris genome window below encodes:
- the uvsE gene encoding UV DNA damage repair endonuclease UvsE, which translates to MKIRFGYVANALGLWDASPSKTLTFAHYSALSKDERKEKLLEVTAQNIQHTKRILYYNVAHEIEVYRFSSSLVPLATHPEVMWDFISPFKEEWKELGQLVNHFRLRPSFHPNQFTLFTSPRDEVTINSIKDMEYHYGMLEAMGIIDRSIINIHIGGAYGDKKESIKRFHENIKHLPIHIKKIMTLENDDKTYNVEETLHTCEIEKIPMILDYHHFMANSGEVKLPSYLQRIFNTWACPSLIPKVHLSSPKSDKEFRSHADFVSLEFILPFLKMAKELNQDFDVMIEAKQKNLAMQRLVEEIASIRGVKRITSSAVEW; encoded by the coding sequence ATGAAGATTCGATTTGGTTATGTTGCGAATGCTTTAGGATTATGGGATGCAAGTCCCTCAAAAACATTAACATTTGCTCACTATTCAGCTCTCTCGAAAGACGAGCGAAAGGAAAAGCTCTTAGAAGTGACAGCGCAAAATATACAACATACGAAACGAATCCTGTATTATAATGTGGCACATGAGATAGAAGTGTATCGATTTTCTAGCTCACTTGTACCTTTAGCCACTCATCCTGAAGTCATGTGGGATTTTATTTCACCTTTTAAAGAGGAATGGAAAGAGCTTGGACAATTGGTCAATCATTTTAGACTGCGTCCAAGCTTTCATCCTAATCAATTTACCCTTTTCACAAGTCCAAGGGATGAAGTTACAATCAATTCTATAAAGGATATGGAATATCATTATGGGATGCTTGAAGCCATGGGGATCATTGATCGTTCAATCATCAATATTCATATTGGCGGAGCATATGGTGATAAAAAAGAATCTATTAAACGATTTCATGAGAATATAAAACATTTGCCAATTCATATAAAAAAGATAATGACACTTGAAAATGATGATAAGACGTATAATGTTGAGGAGACGCTCCATACATGTGAGATAGAAAAGATTCCGATGATCCTTGATTATCATCATTTTATGGCGAATAGCGGGGAAGTTAAGCTTCCGTCATATTTGCAGCGTATTTTCAACACTTGGGCATGTCCATCTCTCATACCAAAAGTTCATCTTTCATCACCAAAATCCGATAAAGAATTTCGTTCACATGCAGATTTTGTTTCTTTAGAGTTTATCCTTCCTTTCTTAAAAATGGCAAAGGAGCTTAATCAAGATTTTGACGTTATGATAGAGGCTAAGCAAAAGAATCTTGCCATGCAACGATTAGTGGAGGAAATCGCTTCGATTCGAGGAGTAAAGCGGATAACAAGCTCTGCAGTGGAATGGTGA
- a CDS encoding DUF3231 family protein, which produces MGILSGNPQNEPMHYGEVFGTWSFVTVAKGVVSGYQAHLNHAGDEDLKKLLAEAIQHCNQEIEQIEAILKENGIGLPPTPPERPNACLDDIPVGARFADPEIAAMLGTNTAAGLVACSQIIGQSIREDIAVLFGQIHTQKAAFGAKVLRLNKEKGWLIPPPLHHSHSEDC; this is translated from the coding sequence ATGGGAATTTTAAGTGGTAATCCTCAAAATGAACCAATGCATTATGGCGAAGTCTTTGGTACTTGGTCTTTCGTAACTGTTGCGAAGGGTGTGGTATCTGGTTATCAAGCTCATTTGAATCATGCAGGTGATGAAGATTTAAAAAAATTACTAGCAGAAGCTATTCAGCACTGTAATCAGGAGATTGAACAAATCGAAGCAATCCTGAAAGAAAATGGGATCGGACTTCCGCCAACACCACCAGAAAGACCTAATGCTTGCCTGGATGATATTCCTGTAGGTGCGAGATTTGCTGATCCGGAAATTGCTGCTATGTTAGGAACGAATACTGCAGCTGGTTTAGTTGCTTGCAGTCAAATTATCGGTCAATCAATAAGAGAAGATATTGCGGTGTTATTCGGTCAAATTCATACACAAAAAGCAGCATTTGGTGCAAAGGTGTTAAGACTTAATAAGGAAAAAGGATGGTTAATCCCTCCTCCCCTTCACCATAGTCACTCTGAAGACTGCTAA
- a CDS encoding cytochrome d ubiquinol oxidase subunit II yields MSTDALLAITIIWGFIFIYAVMATMDFGAGFWSMVYINKPQTNATNIANRYLSPTWEVTNVFIVAIVVALFSFFPGATFILGTVLLIPGSAILLLLAIRSGFLVFSHIAKEYEKFLTYISGISGFIIPGILMLVLPITHGQYIDVVNGNYVLNVGALLSSPNIYAFAAFAVTSTLFLSSLLLADYSNVAEDLDAYKLYRRDALILGPISIIMAFFIMVTLRTEANWIFTKMMDNMPWLLGSVAMFLIAGISLFLPSTRHSTLKGRPRLAVVAATFQYFFASYAYGQAHLPYMIYPDVTIQSGFTHPETFRALFITYIVAFIILFPGFVYFWRLFMKDKRYIKAK; encoded by the coding sequence TTGTCAACGGATGCGCTATTAGCAATTACGATCATATGGGGATTTATTTTTATCTATGCCGTCATGGCTACAATGGATTTTGGTGCGGGTTTTTGGTCGATGGTTTATATTAATAAACCACAAACAAATGCCACCAATATTGCAAACCGATATTTGTCCCCTACATGGGAAGTAACAAACGTATTTATTGTCGCCATCGTTGTCGCACTGTTTAGTTTTTTTCCAGGTGCTACTTTTATTCTCGGAACTGTCTTATTGATTCCCGGTAGTGCAATCTTACTGTTACTTGCCATTCGCAGTGGCTTTTTAGTTTTTTCCCATATTGCCAAAGAATATGAAAAATTCCTTACATATATTTCAGGTATATCAGGCTTTATCATTCCAGGCATATTAATGCTTGTCCTACCTATTACACATGGTCAGTATATTGACGTTGTAAATGGAAACTATGTACTCAATGTTGGAGCTTTACTCTCAAGTCCAAACATCTATGCATTTGCTGCATTTGCCGTGACGAGTACATTGTTTTTATCTTCACTTTTGTTAGCTGACTATTCAAATGTTGCAGAAGATTTAGACGCATATAAATTGTATCGTCGGGATGCACTAATCCTTGGTCCGATCTCAATTATCATGGCTTTTTTCATCATGGTTACGCTTAGAACCGAAGCAAATTGGATTTTCACTAAAATGATGGATAATATGCCGTGGTTATTAGGTTCTGTTGCGATGTTCCTGATTGCAGGAATTTCACTTTTTTTACCTTCCACACGGCATTCAACACTAAAAGGTCGTCCTAGGTTAGCCGTTGTTGCTGCTACATTCCAATATTTTTTTGCCAGCTATGCATATGGACAAGCACATCTACCTTATATGATTTATCCTGATGTGACAATTCAATCTGGATTTACCCATCCAGAAACCTTCCGTGCCCTATTCATTACTTATATAGTCGCATTTATTATCCTTTTCCCTGGTTTTGTTTACTTTTGGCGATTATTTATGAAGGATAAAAGATATATAAAAGCAAAATAA
- a CDS encoding cytochrome ubiquinol oxidase subunit I, with protein sequence MDDLVLARSLFGTTMGFHIIFATLGVGIPLMIFLSEILYQKTKDPDYAVMAKRWTKGQAILLGVGIPTGTIAGVQLSLLWPGFMEVIGKVMSLPFQIEIYAFFIEALFMSIYVYAADRLSPIARIISVFFVVVGAASSAILITNVHAFEGTPAGFRIENGEIADVDPWAAFFNPSFITTAGHVAVSAFTTGAFVIASIAAFKMIKNRKNERLYQFHRKALLLGLTIGGIFSLVTALNGHESAQLLHEYQPEKLAAAEGLFETQSYAPLAIGGFTDRETQEIKYGIEIPWALSFLAGNRFDTVVVGLNDFPEEYWPPLFIHTLFNGMVFIGSFLILLAIVGLAWRFILKKRIFPKWLLIPVIASGPLALCAIECGWIFACTGRQPWVIYRILKTADVVTTSGQIGTLFILFTIVYFVLGVAVVLVLNYYFKRNPVEKEIEMTMSS encoded by the coding sequence ATGGATGATTTAGTCTTAGCAAGATCACTTTTTGGAACAACGATGGGCTTTCATATTATTTTTGCAACACTTGGTGTAGGTATTCCACTCATGATCTTTTTGTCAGAAATACTCTATCAAAAAACAAAAGATCCAGATTATGCGGTGATGGCCAAAAGATGGACAAAGGGGCAAGCTATTCTATTAGGTGTTGGGATTCCAACCGGAACGATTGCAGGTGTGCAACTTTCTCTATTATGGCCTGGTTTTATGGAGGTTATCGGCAAGGTTATGTCACTTCCATTTCAAATTGAAATTTATGCATTCTTCATAGAGGCCTTGTTTATGTCCATATATGTTTATGCTGCTGACAGACTTTCACCAATAGCAAGAATTATTTCAGTTTTTTTTGTCGTAGTCGGTGCAGCATCATCTGCAATTTTAATTACAAATGTACATGCGTTTGAAGGTACTCCAGCTGGATTTCGCATTGAAAATGGTGAAATTGCTGATGTTGATCCATGGGCAGCGTTTTTTAATCCTAGTTTTATCACAACTGCTGGGCATGTTGCAGTATCTGCGTTTACAACAGGGGCTTTTGTTATTGCTTCAATTGCTGCGTTTAAAATGATAAAAAATCGAAAAAATGAACGTCTTTATCAATTTCATCGCAAAGCACTATTACTCGGCTTAACAATTGGTGGGATCTTTTCATTGGTAACAGCTTTAAATGGACATGAATCTGCCCAATTGCTCCATGAATATCAACCTGAAAAACTAGCTGCAGCAGAAGGATTATTTGAAACACAAAGCTACGCTCCCCTTGCTATTGGAGGTTTTACTGACCGAGAAACACAGGAAATAAAATACGGCATAGAAATCCCTTGGGCGCTCAGCTTTTTAGCTGGAAACCGATTTGATACGGTTGTCGTTGGACTGAATGATTTTCCTGAAGAATATTGGCCGCCATTATTTATCCATACCTTATTTAATGGAATGGTATTTATCGGCAGTTTTCTTATTCTTTTAGCTATTGTTGGTTTAGCATGGAGATTTATCTTAAAGAAAAGGATTTTTCCAAAATGGTTATTAATTCCCGTGATTGCCTCTGGTCCGCTTGCATTGTGTGCCATTGAGTGCGGCTGGATTTTTGCTTGTACTGGAAGACAACCATGGGTTATTTACCGCATATTAAAAACAGCAGATGTTGTAACAACTTCAGGGCAAATTGGTACACTATTTATCCTCTTTACAATTGTTTATTTTGTTTTGGGTGTTGCTGTTGTCCTTGTGTTAAATTACTATTTCAAACGAAATCCTGTTGAAAAAGAAATTGAAATGACGATGAGTTCATAA
- a CDS encoding DUF2383 domain-containing protein — MNKNTVIKELNEYLKGEFMGIHAYEHYIQHTNDQNMKKSLQQIQQDHKQHAAKIAERIQNLGGKAAEDNGFMGSIRESMMMIKGFPDTTDEILKES; from the coding sequence ATGAATAAAAACACTGTCATTAAGGAATTAAATGAGTATTTAAAAGGCGAGTTCATGGGTATCCATGCTTACGAACATTACATTCAGCATACAAATGACCAAAACATGAAAAAATCCCTTCAGCAAATTCAGCAGGACCATAAACAACACGCAGCAAAAATTGCGGAAAGAATTCAAAACCTTGGCGGAAAAGCAGCTGAGGATAATGGATTCATGGGTTCCATAAGGGAATCAATGATGATGATTAAAGGCTTTCCAGATACAACAGATGAAATTTTAAAGGAGTCATAA
- a CDS encoding pyridoxamine 5'-phosphate oxidase family protein has product MSEQELKEQVINTIANHKTGVLSSVENNKPHTRYMTFYNEDLTLFTPTKLDTEKVDEIKNNPNVAVLIGYEGNGIGDTYVEITGTSTINKSQEVKERFWEESFNKWFEGPNDPNYVFLEIQPETVRILNDHGEAPKELHM; this is encoded by the coding sequence ATGAGTGAACAAGAATTAAAAGAACAAGTAATAAATACGATCGCAAATCATAAAACAGGTGTCCTTTCATCCGTTGAAAACAACAAACCACATACAAGATATATGACGTTTTATAATGAGGATTTAACCCTTTTTACACCAACAAAGCTTGATACAGAGAAAGTAGATGAAATAAAAAATAATCCAAATGTGGCTGTGCTGATTGGGTATGAAGGTAATGGAATAGGCGATACGTATGTTGAAATTACTGGAACATCGACGATCAATAAATCCCAAGAAGTGAAAGAAAGATTCTGGGAAGAATCATTTAACAAATGGTTTGAGGGACCAAATGATCCAAATTATGTGTTTCTAGAAATACAGCCGGAAACTGTACGTATTTTAAATGATCATGGTGAAGCACCTAAAGAGCTTCATATGTAA
- a CDS encoding DUF4021 domain-containing protein: MNNPNSKKVVETKGKINVQIENSIGLDMDEQAMNGLYGMAETEVEDRLPHEESK; the protein is encoded by the coding sequence ATGAATAATCCAAATTCTAAAAAAGTCGTAGAAACAAAAGGTAAAATTAATGTGCAAATTGAAAATTCCATTGGACTTGATATGGATGAACAAGCTATGAACGGATTGTATGGAATGGCTGAAACAGAAGTGGAGGATCGTTTGCCACATGAAGAAAGTAAATAA
- a CDS encoding DUF2243 domain-containing protein — MASEMNHNQDFSARFDYLSRNLWSGILFGLGLVAFFDEAVFHQLLHWHHFYDKSTTEIGLVSDGLFHAFSWFATIGGLFLVADLNRRNAFWFKRWWGGMMLGGGIFQLYDGTIQHKIMRIHQIRYVENVLIYDLVWNIVAALMVLTAMSLIFRTGRESKRGNGKIANEQ, encoded by the coding sequence ATGGCTTCTGAAATGAATCACAATCAAGATTTTTCAGCTCGCTTTGATTACTTGAGTCGTAATTTGTGGTCAGGTATTCTGTTCGGACTAGGACTTGTTGCTTTTTTTGATGAAGCAGTTTTTCATCAGCTTTTACATTGGCATCATTTTTATGACAAGTCAACAACAGAAATTGGCTTGGTCTCAGATGGTTTGTTTCACGCGTTTAGTTGGTTTGCAACGATTGGTGGTTTGTTCCTGGTTGCTGACCTAAATCGCAGGAATGCCTTTTGGTTTAAAAGATGGTGGGGCGGCATGATGCTTGGTGGAGGTATTTTTCAGTTATACGATGGAACCATACAACACAAGATTATGAGAATACATCAAATTCGCTATGTGGAAAATGTGCTTATTTACGATTTAGTTTGGAACATAGTTGCCGCCTTGATGGTTTTAACGGCGATGAGCCTAATTTTTCGAACGGGAAGGGAATCAAAAAGAGGAAATGGGAAAATAGCAAATGAACAATAA
- a CDS encoding cytochrome c oxidase assembly protein has product MNNNHIHHGSEQAYDLFLLFPFLAAIIIYLLAASITSCRYRKWPLSRTIFWILGILCTALVFVGPIANRAHSDFTVHMLGHLFLGMLAPLLIVLAAPMTLVLRALNVKQARLLTRALKSRPLRILSDPIMTSLLNVGGVWILYTTNLYAIMHDYFLLYFVIHVHVFFAGYLFTISIIYIDPAPHRSSYLYRAITLIMALAAHGMLSKYIYANPPAGVPAAQAEIGGMLMYYGGDLIDLFLIFLLCLQWYRESRPRDISQGTENA; this is encoded by the coding sequence ATGAACAATAATCATATTCATCATGGAAGTGAACAAGCCTATGACCTCTTCTTGTTGTTTCCGTTTTTGGCTGCAATCATCATTTATCTTCTTGCAGCATCGATTACAAGTTGCCGTTATCGAAAATGGCCTTTATCCCGTACGATCTTTTGGATATTAGGGATTCTCTGTACCGCATTGGTATTTGTAGGCCCGATAGCGAATCGTGCTCATAGTGATTTTACAGTCCATATGCTTGGTCACTTATTTCTTGGCATGCTTGCTCCGCTTCTTATCGTATTAGCTGCCCCGATGACTCTTGTCCTGCGAGCACTCAATGTGAAACAAGCAAGACTTCTAACGCGTGCACTAAAGAGCAGGCCGCTACGTATCCTTAGTGACCCAATTATGACCTCCCTGCTTAACGTAGGAGGGGTGTGGATTCTATATACGACGAATTTATATGCCATAATGCATGACTATTTCCTGCTTTATTTCGTTATCCATGTGCATGTTTTTTTTGCCGGCTATTTGTTTACGATTTCTATCATTTATATTGATCCAGCACCACATAGATCTAGTTATCTATATCGTGCAATTACGTTAATCATGGCTTTAGCAGCACATGGTATGTTATCTAAATACATTTATGCAAACCCACCTGCTGGCGTACCAGCAGCACAGGCTGAAATAGGTGGGATGCTGATGTATTATGGCGGGGATCTCATAGATCTCTTTCTCATTTTTCTCCTTTGTTTACAATGGTATAGAGAGAGCAGGCCCCGAGACATTTCCCAAGGGACAGAAAACGCGTAA
- a CDS encoding GNAT family N-acetyltransferase — protein MQEIMTERLKIITFTVEMMEALLKGHDELRKLIPYCIAPEWPLEEYKQLFLYKINRFHNFPHENEWEGIIIHKSDNCIIGDMGFKGGPNEKGIIDIGYSIVPRYRGKGYATEMGKAMVEWGLSQPGVNKAIATCNSDNFASIRVLEKIGFHITKKSADKLYWTYEKNGRR, from the coding sequence TTGCAGGAAATAATGACTGAAAGACTTAAAATCATTACATTTACAGTAGAGATGATGGAAGCATTGTTAAAAGGTCATGACGAGCTTCGAAAGTTGATCCCATATTGTATTGCACCAGAATGGCCATTAGAAGAATATAAACAACTTTTTCTTTATAAAATAAATAGGTTTCACAATTTCCCGCATGAAAATGAGTGGGAAGGTATCATCATTCATAAAAGTGACAATTGCATAATAGGTGATATGGGTTTTAAAGGCGGACCAAATGAAAAGGGAATCATCGACATTGGCTATAGTATTGTTCCTCGTTACCGTGGTAAAGGATATGCAACTGAAATGGGAAAAGCCATGGTAGAGTGGGGTTTGTCCCAACCAGGTGTAAACAAAGCTATAGCGACCTGTAATTCAGATAATTTTGCATCTATTCGCGTGTTAGAGAAAATTGGCTTTCACATCACAAAAAAATCTGCTGATAAATTATATTGGACATATGAAAAAAATGGTAGGAGATGA
- a CDS encoding GNAT family N-acetyltransferase, with amino-acid sequence MFLYNIDDQISLKLLEVRDGEKIFDLTNSSRDYLRQWLPWLDQTTKQDDTNEFIKMSLKGFAENKSLNTVILVNGQIAGVAGYNEINWSNKTAYIGYWLGEEFQGNGIMTKVANALTEYAFKELYLNKVEIRAAAGNKKSRNIPERLGFVNEGCIRQAEWLYDHYVDHIVYGMLVNEWNERKS; translated from the coding sequence ATGTTTCTATACAATATTGATGATCAGATATCTTTAAAGTTACTAGAAGTAAGAGACGGAGAAAAAATTTTTGATTTAACAAACAGTTCAAGAGATTATTTAAGACAATGGCTTCCATGGCTGGACCAAACGACAAAACAAGATGATACAAATGAATTTATAAAAATGTCATTAAAAGGCTTTGCTGAAAATAAAAGCTTGAATACAGTTATTTTAGTTAATGGACAAATTGCGGGTGTAGCTGGATATAATGAAATAAATTGGTCAAACAAAACGGCATATATAGGCTATTGGCTAGGTGAAGAATTTCAAGGAAACGGGATCATGACGAAGGTTGCAAATGCTTTGACAGAATATGCATTTAAGGAGCTGTACCTAAATAAGGTTGAAATAAGGGCAGCAGCGGGCAATAAGAAGAGCAGAAATATCCCGGAAAGATTAGGTTTTGTCAATGAAGGATGTATTAGGCAGGCCGAATGGTTATATGACCATTATGTTGACCATATTGTGTATGGAATGCTTGTGAATGAATGGAATGAAAGAAAAAGTTAA
- a CDS encoding phage holin family protein, with amino-acid sequence MEFIELYIRSDAFILIPVLYYIGVFLRQTPFLPKWSYTWIKLIFAIIACLLYYGFEIESVVQGILVTGVAVMFRDILHHSILGIFERNTHKK; translated from the coding sequence ATGGAATTTATTGAACTGTATATCCGATCTGATGCATTCATTTTAATTCCTGTCTTATATTATATCGGAGTATTCTTGCGGCAAACCCCGTTCCTCCCAAAATGGAGCTACACTTGGATTAAGCTCATTTTTGCCATTATAGCATGTCTTCTTTATTATGGATTTGAAATTGAATCCGTTGTTCAAGGCATACTTGTTACAGGTGTCGCTGTTATGTTTCGGGATATCCTTCATCATTCAATCTTAGGAATATTTGAAAGAAATACTCATAAGAAGTAG
- the cobA gene encoding uroporphyrinogen-III C-methyltransferase, producing the protein MNKGKVFLVGAGPGDPKLITVYGLESIKQADVIVYDRLISQELLKHAKNDAELIYCGKLPGKHELIQEQIHEVLVEKALEGKIVVRLKGGDPFVFGRGAEEAEVLKNHGISYEVIPGITSGIAAPAYAGIPVTHRDYASSFAIVTGHGREDKQTDTINWGALANGIDTIAFYMGIKNLPYICEKLIEHGKSPDTLVSIIQWGTTTSQVTITGNLETIVEEVKRNNITHPAIVLVGQVVELRDKIKWFEELKES; encoded by the coding sequence ATGAATAAAGGAAAAGTGTTTTTAGTGGGTGCAGGGCCTGGTGATCCAAAGCTTATTACTGTCTATGGATTAGAGAGTATCAAACAGGCTGATGTCATCGTTTATGACCGTCTTATTAGTCAAGAGTTGTTGAAACATGCCAAAAATGATGCTGAACTTATTTATTGTGGAAAACTTCCTGGTAAACATGAACTCATCCAAGAACAAATACATGAAGTATTAGTTGAAAAGGCATTGGAAGGAAAAATCGTTGTCAGATTAAAGGGTGGAGATCCTTTTGTCTTTGGCCGTGGAGCAGAAGAGGCCGAGGTTTTAAAAAATCATGGTATTTCCTATGAAGTAATACCTGGGATTACCTCGGGAATAGCAGCTCCTGCATATGCTGGTATACCAGTTACTCACCGGGATTATGCATCATCTTTTGCGATTGTTACTGGACATGGTAGAGAAGACAAACAAACGGATACAATTAATTGGGGAGCTTTAGCAAATGGAATCGATACAATTGCATTTTATATGGGAATCAAAAACCTTCCATATATTTGTGAAAAACTAATCGAACATGGAAAAAGTCCAGATACACTCGTATCCATCATTCAATGGGGAACAACAACATCACAAGTCACGATTACAGGCAACCTAGAAACAATCGTCGAAGAAGTAAAACGCAATAATATTACACACCCAGCAATTGTCTTAGTCGGACAAGTTGTGGAATTAAGAGATAAAATTAAGTGGTTTGAAGAATTAAAAGAATCATAA
- the cyoE gene encoding heme o synthase — translation MKNTEIVLKDSLSLKEYFSWKVIKLIIKTGIIKSNILGMLAGLSLALYIYDIGFIEKLPIILLSLIGTSFVVGGSGAINNYYDRDIDSIMKRTKVRPTADGSINPKFALWLGIALVAIGLVLLLSISILAAAMAFLGFVFYVFAYTMFTKRSTIYNTEVGSLSGAMPPIIGWAVISADIFHPVAIGLFVFMFLWQPPHFYAIAIRRLEEYKDASVPMLPVVKGIYRTKVQTIVYLIVLLITSFLFFPYSKTITFAMFGLTLVWILLGIWGFKKVDDKKWANLMFAFSLSHLTILFALMIIISLI, via the coding sequence GTGAAAAACACCGAGATCGTATTAAAAGATTCGCTTTCTTTGAAAGAGTATTTCTCTTGGAAAGTGATAAAATTAATTATAAAAACTGGAATCATTAAATCCAATATATTAGGGATGCTCGCTGGACTAAGTCTTGCATTATATATCTATGACATCGGGTTTATCGAAAAACTACCGATTATCTTACTATCTTTAATTGGAACATCATTTGTCGTAGGCGGATCTGGTGCTATTAATAACTATTATGACAGAGATATTGATTCTATCATGAAGCGAACGAAGGTCCGTCCAACAGCTGACGGTTCCATCAATCCTAAATTTGCATTATGGTTAGGGATCGCATTGGTTGCGATTGGATTAGTGCTGCTCCTTTCTATTTCAATTTTGGCAGCAGCAATGGCCTTTTTAGGATTTGTCTTTTATGTATTTGCTTATACAATGTTTACAAAACGTTCCACCATTTATAATACTGAAGTGGGAAGCTTGTCTGGTGCAATGCCTCCAATTATAGGATGGGCAGTTATTTCAGCAGATATTTTCCATCCTGTTGCAATTGGATTATTCGTCTTTATGTTTTTATGGCAGCCACCGCACTTTTATGCCATTGCGATTAGACGATTAGAAGAATACAAAGATGCCAGCGTACCAATGCTGCCAGTTGTAAAAGGGATTTATCGAACAAAGGTGCAAACAATTGTCTATTTAATTGTTTTACTAATCACTTCATTTCTCTTTTTCCCATATAGTAAAACAATTACCTTTGCCATGTTTGGACTAACGTTAGTATGGATACTGTTGGGGATTTGGGGATTTAAAAAGGTAGATGATAAAAAATGGGCCAATCTCATGTTTGCCTTTTCATTATCACATCTTACAATTCTTTTTGCATTAATGATTATTATTTCGTTGATCTAA
- a CDS encoding COX15/CtaA family protein, with translation MKKYIKIIAILAVISMAFVVLGGALVTKTGSADGCGRSWPLCEGELVQLSDVTPEKLIEFAHRATTMIGSIFVVVLAIMSSIYIKRRETKLLASISVLFLIIQALMGAAAVMWGQNPYIMALHFGISMISFASVLLLALLVFEFDYKFDAKELVIGKKMKRNLYFLSFYTYFVIYSGALVRHEGAGLALPVWPFGNGGFISLETIQQLVQFGHRSLALILFVWICSTAYFAYKHYWNYRVIKYSMISLVVLLLMQITSGILTVATGLSLTFSLIHSLVITLIFGVLSYIMLLNSRSKSVEKMLDNKEMKRVG, from the coding sequence TTGAAAAAATATATAAAGATCATTGCCATCTTAGCTGTTATTTCTATGGCATTTGTTGTTCTTGGAGGAGCTTTAGTAACCAAGACTGGATCTGCAGATGGATGTGGAAGATCATGGCCTCTTTGCGAAGGAGAACTTGTACAACTTTCTGATGTAACACCTGAAAAACTTATTGAATTCGCACATAGAGCTACGACTATGATCGGGTCTATCTTTGTTGTTGTACTGGCCATTATGTCTTCTATTTATATTAAGAGAAGAGAAACAAAACTGCTTGCTTCGATCTCAGTATTATTTCTAATCATACAGGCTTTAATGGGGGCTGCTGCCGTTATGTGGGGTCAAAACCCATATATTATGGCGCTGCATTTTGGTATTTCAATGATTTCATTTGCTTCAGTATTGTTACTCGCTTTATTAGTCTTTGAGTTTGACTATAAATTCGATGCTAAGGAATTAGTGATTGGGAAAAAGATGAAACGAAATCTTTATTTCCTATCTTTTTATACTTATTTTGTTATTTATTCTGGAGCACTTGTCCGACATGAAGGAGCAGGTCTTGCCCTGCCTGTATGGCCCTTTGGTAATGGTGGTTTCATTTCCCTGGAAACGATTCAGCAACTTGTTCAGTTTGGGCACCGTTCACTTGCTCTGATTTTATTCGTATGGATTTGTTCAACTGCTTATTTTGCATATAAACATTATTGGAACTACCGCGTTATCAAATATAGTATGATTAGTTTGGTTGTATTATTGCTGATGCAAATTACAAGTGGAATCTTGACAGTTGCTACAGGTTTGAGTTTGACATTTTCACTTATACACTCTTTAGTTATTACGCTTATCTTTGGTGTTCTTAGCTATATCATGCTGTTAAATTCTCGCAGCAAAAGTGTAGAAAAAATGTTAGACAACAAAGAGATGAAAAGAGTAGGGTAA